One window of Mesorhizobium loti R88b genomic DNA carries:
- a CDS encoding Zn-dependent hydrolase has product MIAIDAQRLLGRIRELGAVGRDGEGRLIRLAASDTDRQGRDLFVGWLRQAGLDVAIDRIGNIFGIWQSADNAGEAPLLIGSHIDTVIDAGIYDGCYGVIAGLEVIETLRASGLSPLRPLAVAAFTNEEGVRFSPDMMGSLVHAGGVDVEAALAAVGTDGSTLGQELARIGYAGDREPGFLKPHIYVELHIEQGPVLEREGIPIGAVETLQGISWQRITLDGVANHAGTTPMSMRSDAGYAAARVVTFLHDRAAASNAPTVATVGTMRFEPNAINVIPSRAVFTVDLRDPDEQRLQAEEAALAAFLEQLGTEGVTVTVERLARFEPVIFDGRVVELIEAAARKRGLASRRMTSGAGHDAQMIARIAPAAMIFVPSAGGISHSPREHTEDAELVAGANILLDVVIELAELEG; this is encoded by the coding sequence GTGATCGCGATCGATGCACAGCGCCTGCTTGGCCGCATTCGTGAACTCGGCGCCGTTGGCCGCGATGGCGAGGGCAGGCTGATCCGGCTGGCCGCTTCCGACACCGACAGGCAGGGCCGCGACCTCTTCGTCGGCTGGCTGCGGCAGGCCGGGCTCGATGTCGCCATCGACCGCATCGGCAACATCTTTGGCATTTGGCAAAGCGCCGACAATGCCGGCGAGGCACCGCTGCTCATCGGCTCCCACATCGACACGGTCATCGACGCTGGCATCTATGATGGCTGCTACGGCGTGATTGCCGGGCTGGAGGTGATCGAGACGCTGAGGGCGTCCGGCCTCTCGCCGTTGCGCCCGCTCGCCGTCGCTGCCTTCACCAACGAGGAAGGCGTGCGCTTTTCTCCCGACATGATGGGGTCGCTGGTCCATGCTGGCGGCGTTGATGTCGAAGCAGCACTCGCCGCTGTCGGGACCGATGGCAGCACGCTCGGGCAGGAACTGGCCCGTATTGGCTATGCCGGTGACCGCGAACCGGGTTTTCTCAAGCCGCATATCTATGTCGAATTGCATATCGAACAGGGGCCGGTTCTGGAGCGCGAAGGCATCCCGATCGGTGCGGTGGAAACCCTGCAAGGCATCTCCTGGCAGCGCATCACCCTCGATGGCGTCGCCAACCATGCCGGCACCACGCCAATGTCGATGCGCAGCGATGCCGGATACGCGGCGGCGCGTGTCGTCACCTTCCTGCATGACCGGGCAGCGGCTTCCAACGCGCCGACCGTTGCCACCGTCGGCACGATGCGCTTCGAGCCGAACGCCATCAACGTCATTCCATCGCGCGCCGTCTTCACCGTCGATCTGCGCGATCCCGACGAGCAGCGCTTGCAGGCGGAAGAGGCGGCACTGGCTGCCTTTCTGGAACAGCTTGGCACCGAGGGCGTCACCGTGACAGTCGAAAGGCTGGCGCGCTTCGAACCCGTTATTTTCGACGGCCGGGTCGTCGAGCTGATCGAGGCCGCGGCGAGGAAGCGCGGGCTTGCCTCGCGGCGCATGACCTCGGGTGCGGGCCATGACGCGCAGATGATCGCCCGCATCGCGCCGGCGGCGATGATCTTCGTGCCGAGCGCTGGAGGCATCAGCCACAGTCCGCGCGAGCACACTGAAGACGCCGAGCTTGTTGCCGGCGCCAACATCCTGCTTGATGTCGTCATTGAACTTGCCGAGCTCGAGGGGTGA
- a CDS encoding diaminopropionate ammonia-lyase: protein MFLPNRNALHGKPLDAADAETLGIAGADTVERFLAHRDNHLVTPLHALPALASALGLDALHVKDEGFRLGLGSFKALGGAYAVFRLVLEEASKRLGRSVDVADLGQPEVRSVAAKMTFACATDGNHGRSVAQGAELAGTRAVIFVHAGVSEERIAAIARYGAEMVRVDGNYDDSVRQAAQVSAEKGWTVVSDTSWPGYERIPGLVMQGYTAIVREALRQLRQPPTHVFVQAGVGGIAAAVAGHLAIVLGDARPTFIVVEPARAACIVAAAVAGRVVKVAHDQPTVMAMLECYEASQVAWRMLARVADAFMTVDEDDAIAVMRRLARPAGADPVIVAGESGGVGLAGLIRAMADNRADLGLDDKSRVLVINTEGATDPHRYAELVGMSPADVLAGKFAAEATP, encoded by the coding sequence GTGTTCCTGCCCAACCGCAATGCCTTGCACGGCAAGCCGCTTGATGCGGCCGATGCCGAAACCCTGGGGATTGCCGGGGCGGATACGGTGGAGCGCTTTCTTGCCCATCGTGACAATCATTTGGTGACGCCACTGCACGCGCTGCCGGCACTGGCGAGCGCACTTGGCCTCGATGCACTGCATGTCAAGGACGAGGGCTTCCGTCTTGGCCTTGGCAGCTTCAAGGCGCTGGGCGGCGCTTATGCTGTCTTCCGTCTGGTGCTGGAGGAAGCAAGCAAGCGGCTTGGGCGCTCCGTCGATGTCGCCGATCTCGGTCAGCCCGAGGTTCGCTCGGTCGCCGCGAAGATGACTTTTGCCTGCGCCACCGACGGCAATCACGGCCGCTCGGTCGCGCAGGGTGCCGAACTTGCCGGCACCAGGGCCGTGATCTTTGTCCATGCCGGCGTCAGCGAGGAACGCATCGCGGCAATAGCCCGCTATGGCGCGGAGATGGTTCGTGTCGACGGCAATTATGACGATTCGGTCAGGCAGGCCGCGCAAGTTTCGGCCGAGAAGGGCTGGACCGTTGTGTCGGATACGTCGTGGCCGGGCTATGAGCGCATCCCCGGCCTGGTGATGCAGGGCTATACGGCGATCGTGCGCGAAGCGCTGCGCCAGCTCCGCCAGCCGCCGACCCACGTCTTCGTCCAGGCGGGCGTTGGCGGCATTGCCGCCGCGGTGGCCGGCCATCTCGCCATCGTGCTCGGCGACGCCAGGCCAACCTTCATTGTCGTCGAGCCCGCGCGTGCCGCATGCATCGTCGCAGCCGCTGTGGCAGGGCGTGTGGTCAAGGTGGCGCACGATCAGCCGACTGTCATGGCCATGCTTGAATGCTACGAGGCCTCGCAGGTCGCCTGGCGCATGCTGGCGCGCGTCGCCGATGCCTTCATGACCGTGGACGAGGACGACGCCATCGCGGTAATGCGACGCTTGGCACGGCCGGCCGGCGCCGATCCGGTCATCGTCGCCGGCGAGAGCGGCGGCGTCGGCCTTGCCGGACTGATCCGGGCGATGGCCGATAACAGGGCCGATCTCGGCCTCGACGACAAATCCCGCGTGCTGGTGATCAACACCGAAGGGGCGACCGACCCGCATCGCTATGCGGAACTGGTCGGCATGAGCCCGGCCGATGTGCTGGCCGGCAAGTTCGCCGCCGAAGCAACACCGTGA
- a CDS encoding Lrp/AsnC family transcriptional regulator, which produces MQVCFTWIPPLPQSPASLDSFDLAILAILQRDNTTPQRLIGEAVNLSAPAVQRRIKRMEQAGVIASNVAIIEPAAVGQPITIFVEVELESERTELIDAAKRQFSETPEVQQCYYVTGEADFILIITVADMGAYEALTRKLFFGSNNVRKFRTFVAMDRVKVGLTVPLPD; this is translated from the coding sequence ATGCAAGTTTGTTTCACCTGGATACCTCCATTGCCCCAATCGCCGGCCTCACTCGACAGTTTCGATCTCGCCATCCTTGCCATCCTGCAGCGGGACAACACGACGCCGCAGCGGCTGATCGGCGAAGCGGTGAACCTGTCGGCACCGGCGGTGCAGCGCCGCATCAAGCGCATGGAGCAGGCCGGCGTCATCGCCAGCAATGTCGCGATCATCGAGCCGGCGGCGGTCGGCCAGCCCATCACCATCTTCGTCGAGGTGGAGCTGGAGAGCGAACGCACCGAACTGATCGACGCGGCCAAGCGGCAATTCTCGGAAACGCCCGAAGTGCAGCAATGCTACTACGTCACGGGCGAAGCCGACTTCATCCTCATCATCACCGTGGCCGATATGGGCGCCTATGAGGCACTGACGCGAAAACTGTTCTTCGGCAGCAACAATGTCCGGAAATTCCGTACCTTCGTCGCCATGGACCGCGTCAAGGTCGGACTGACGGTGCCACTGCCCGACTGA
- a CDS encoding flavin-containing monooxygenase: protein MEDTTTVAIIGAGPAGLAVAACLRQAGVEFIIIEKEQQAAPAWRRHYERVHLHTTKRYSSLPFVPFPKHYPRYVPRDLFVEYLDTYAQRFDLKPRFGETVKAIARKSRVWRVNATSGPLRARHVVIASGYNAEPLRPGFAGIDSFMGKTLHSADYRNATRFAGQSVLVIGMGNTGAEIALDLAENGARPTICVRGGVHIVPRELFGVPIQMVGMATRLGPQRLNDALFPVILDLVLGRLEKYGLKRPGQGLLEQIAIASRIPVIDVGTIAKIREGAIKVAPDIAEISERGVRFANGTHSEFDAIIFATGYRPGYAKLLEPGIQPDRSGVTAQASDLGLYLIGFHNAVTGLLREIGIEAQAIADDIRQRLNRKKAAEILPV, encoded by the coding sequence TTGGAAGACACCACGACAGTTGCAATCATCGGTGCCGGGCCGGCGGGCCTGGCCGTTGCCGCATGCCTGCGGCAGGCTGGGGTCGAGTTCATCATCATCGAAAAAGAGCAGCAGGCCGCGCCCGCCTGGCGACGCCATTACGAGCGCGTCCACCTGCACACGACCAAACGCTATTCGTCGCTGCCCTTCGTGCCCTTCCCGAAGCACTATCCGCGTTACGTGCCGCGCGATCTCTTCGTCGAGTATCTCGATACCTATGCGCAACGCTTCGACCTCAAACCCCGGTTTGGAGAAACGGTGAAAGCCATCGCCCGAAAAAGTCGCGTCTGGCGTGTGAATGCGACATCCGGCCCGCTGCGCGCCAGGCATGTGGTGATCGCGTCAGGCTACAATGCCGAGCCCTTGCGGCCGGGATTTGCAGGCATCGACAGCTTCATGGGGAAGACACTGCACAGCGCCGACTATCGCAATGCCACGCGTTTCGCCGGCCAGTCGGTGCTGGTCATCGGCATGGGCAACACCGGCGCCGAGATTGCGCTCGATCTGGCGGAAAACGGTGCGCGACCGACAATTTGCGTGCGCGGCGGCGTTCATATCGTGCCGCGCGAACTGTTCGGCGTGCCCATCCAGATGGTCGGCATGGCAACGCGCTTGGGGCCGCAGCGCCTCAATGACGCTTTGTTCCCGGTCATTCTCGACCTGGTGCTGGGCAGGCTGGAAAAATATGGACTCAAACGGCCGGGACAGGGACTGCTGGAGCAGATTGCGATTGCATCGCGCATTCCGGTGATCGACGTCGGCACCATCGCCAAGATCCGCGAAGGCGCGATCAAGGTTGCGCCCGACATCGCCGAAATCTCGGAACGCGGCGTCCGTTTCGCCAACGGCACACACAGCGAATTCGATGCGATCATCTTTGCCACCGGTTACCGGCCGGGCTATGCCAAACTCCTCGAACCCGGCATCCAGCCGGACCGCAGCGGCGTTACCGCGCAGGCTTCGGATCTCGGCCTCTACCTCATTGGTTTCCACAATGCGGTCACCGGATTGTTGCGTGAGATCGGCATCGAAGCCCAGGCGATCGCCGACGACATCCGGCAGCGGCTGAACAGGAAAAAGGCGGCCGAAATCCTGCCGGTATAG
- a CDS encoding molybdopterin-containing oxidoreductase family protein: MNQHAKLRIGHSACPHDCPSTCALEVELLDGNRIGRVHGAKSNSYTAGVVCAKVARYADRVHHPDRLLKPLIRAGAKGDGTWKESSWEAALDLVAEKFIAAEEKYGSETVWPYYYAGTMGLVQRDGIDRLRHAKKYSGFFGSICTNLAWTGWMMGAGALRGPDPREMAKSDCVVIWGTNAVVTQVNVMTHAIKARKERGAKIVVIDVYENATMKQADLGLVLKPGTDGALACAVMHVLFREGLADRAYLEKYTDDPKGLEEHLRTRTPEWAAGITGLAVAEIEAFARLVGTTKKTYFRLGYGFARQRNGSVNMHAASCIAAVTGAWQYEGGGAFHSNSGIFKLNQDVLEGSKMRDPSIRYLDQSRTGPVLTGAADALYGGPPVTAMLIQNTNPANVAPEQRLVKQGFLRDDLFTCVHEQFMTDTAKLADVVLPATMFLEHDDVYKGGGNQHITLGPKLIEPPEGPRTNHFVIEQLAERLGVADRPGFGLTEQQHIDIILGKRGLGSFASLKEDKWIDLQPDFEAAHFVNGFGHADGKFHFRANWSGQAAPNRPPKSMGLFGPVDQLPEFPDHVDLIEVADEAHPFRLTTSPARNFLNSTFAETPVSKEKEGRPALLLHPDDAADLGLADGDRVEVGNRRGDLVLHAKFFEGIKRGVVIAEGIWPNSAHERGEGINVLTGADAPAPYGGAAFHDNKVWLRKAS, translated from the coding sequence ATGAACCAGCACGCCAAACTCCGCATCGGCCATTCGGCCTGTCCCCATGATTGCCCCTCGACCTGTGCGCTCGAGGTCGAATTGCTCGATGGCAACCGCATCGGCCGCGTCCATGGCGCCAAGTCCAACAGCTATACGGCGGGTGTCGTCTGCGCCAAGGTCGCGCGCTACGCGGACCGCGTCCATCATCCCGACCGGCTGCTGAAGCCGCTGATCCGCGCCGGCGCCAAGGGCGACGGCACGTGGAAGGAATCAAGCTGGGAGGCGGCGCTCGACCTTGTCGCCGAAAAATTCATCGCGGCCGAGGAAAAATACGGCTCCGAGACGGTCTGGCCCTATTACTATGCCGGCACGATGGGGCTGGTGCAGCGCGACGGCATCGACCGACTGCGCCATGCCAAGAAATATTCCGGCTTCTTCGGCTCGATCTGCACCAATCTGGCCTGGACCGGCTGGATGATGGGGGCCGGCGCCTTGCGCGGGCCCGACCCGCGCGAGATGGCGAAATCCGATTGCGTGGTGATCTGGGGCACCAATGCCGTGGTCACCCAAGTCAATGTCATGACCCACGCCATCAAGGCGCGCAAGGAACGCGGGGCGAAGATCGTCGTCATCGACGTCTACGAGAACGCGACGATGAAGCAGGCCGATCTCGGCCTGGTCCTGAAACCCGGCACCGATGGCGCGCTCGCATGTGCTGTCATGCATGTGCTGTTCAGGGAAGGCCTGGCCGACCGCGCCTATCTCGAAAAATACACCGACGATCCGAAGGGGCTGGAAGAGCATCTGCGGACGCGCACGCCTGAGTGGGCGGCTGGGATCACGGGTTTGGCGGTCGCCGAAATCGAGGCCTTCGCCCGCCTCGTCGGCACGACGAAGAAAACCTATTTCCGGCTCGGCTATGGTTTTGCCCGCCAGCGCAACGGTTCGGTCAACATGCATGCCGCGTCTTGCATCGCCGCGGTCACCGGCGCCTGGCAATATGAAGGCGGCGGCGCCTTCCATTCCAATTCCGGCATCTTCAAGCTCAACCAGGATGTGCTGGAAGGCTCGAAGATGCGCGATCCCTCGATCCGCTATCTCGACCAGTCGCGCACCGGTCCGGTGCTGACGGGTGCCGCGGACGCGCTTTACGGCGGGCCGCCGGTCACGGCGATGCTGATCCAGAACACCAATCCGGCCAATGTGGCGCCCGAGCAGCGCCTGGTGAAGCAAGGTTTTCTGCGCGACGACCTGTTCACCTGCGTGCATGAGCAGTTCATGACCGACACGGCCAAGCTTGCCGACGTCGTGCTGCCAGCAACGATGTTCCTCGAGCACGACGACGTCTACAAGGGTGGCGGCAACCAGCACATCACGCTCGGCCCCAAGTTGATCGAGCCGCCGGAAGGCCCGCGCACCAATCACTTCGTCATCGAGCAATTGGCGGAACGCCTTGGCGTCGCCGACCGCCCAGGCTTTGGTCTGACCGAACAGCAGCATATCGACATCATCCTGGGCAAGCGTGGGCTGGGCAGCTTCGCCAGTCTGAAGGAAGACAAGTGGATCGATCTTCAGCCGGATTTCGAAGCCGCACATTTCGTCAACGGTTTCGGGCATGCGGATGGAAAATTCCACTTCCGCGCCAACTGGAGTGGGCAGGCCGCGCCCAACCGGCCACCGAAGAGCATGGGCTTGTTCGGGCCGGTTGATCAGCTGCCGGAATTTCCCGATCATGTCGATCTGATCGAAGTGGCCGACGAGGCGCATCCGTTCCGGCTGACGACCTCGCCGGCGCGCAATTTCCTCAACTCGACCTTTGCCGAGACGCCGGTGTCGAAGGAAAAGGAAGGCAGGCCAGCGCTGCTCCTGCATCCCGACGATGCTGCGGACCTGGGGCTTGCCGATGGCGACCGTGTCGAGGTCGGCAACCGGCGCGGCGACCTGGTGCTGCACGCCAAGTTCTTCGAAGGCATCAAGCGCGGTGTGGTGATCGCCGAAGGCATCTGGCCAAACAGCGCGCATGAGCGCGGCGAGGGCATCAATGTGCTGACCGGCGCCGACGCGCCGGCACCTTATGGCGGCGCTGCCTTCCACGACAACAAGGTGTGGCTGCGCAAGGCAAGTTGA
- a CDS encoding ABC-F family ATP-binding cassette domain-containing protein produces MLVINDLSLRMAGRLLLDHASLTLPAGTKAGLVGRNGTGKTTLFKAITGDFPSETGSISLPKNTRIGQVAQEAPGTEEPLIEIVLKADLERTALLEEEKTATDPHRIADIHMRLADIDAHSAESRAATILAGLGFDDAAQRRPASSFSGGWRMRVALAAVLFSEPDLLLLDEPTNYLDLEGTLWLENYVSKYPHTVLLISHDRDLLNRAVNSIVHLDQKKLTFWRGGYDQFERQYSEQKELQEKGRVKQEAARKHMESFVERFRAKASKARQAQSRIKALEKMKPIAAIVNDSVRPFSFPEPVKTVASPIVALNNVNVGYTEGQPILKKMTLRIDADDRIALLGANGNGKSTFAKLLSGRLKQESGTMTVAPGLKVAIFAQHQLDDLRPEENAYEHVRRLMPEAPESKVRGRVAQFGLTTEKMNTPAKDLSGGEKARLLMGLSAFEGPNLFILDEPTNHLDIDSRESLIHALNEFPGAVILISHDRHLLEATADRLWLVKDGAVNPYDGDLEDYKTLVTGVSGDRRGKREADKASKADRRRDAAARRAAFEPLAKEIRATEALMDRIRKRIDGIEDELSNPAVYEKDPSTATRLAKERSQLAQTLAGHEEKWLTMSAEYEEGTAE; encoded by the coding sequence ATGCTTGTAATCAATGACCTTTCGCTCCGCATGGCCGGACGCCTGCTTCTCGACCACGCCTCGCTGACCTTGCCGGCCGGCACCAAGGCTGGCCTTGTCGGCCGCAACGGCACCGGCAAGACGACGCTGTTCAAGGCCATCACCGGCGATTTTCCCTCCGAGACAGGCTCGATCAGCCTCCCGAAGAACACCCGCATCGGCCAGGTGGCGCAGGAAGCACCAGGCACCGAGGAGCCGCTGATCGAGATCGTGCTCAAGGCCGACCTCGAACGCACCGCTTTGCTCGAAGAGGAAAAGACGGCGACGGATCCGCACCGCATCGCCGACATCCACATGCGGCTGGCCGACATCGATGCGCATTCGGCTGAGTCCCGCGCGGCCACCATTCTGGCCGGCCTTGGCTTCGACGACGCCGCGCAGCGCCGTCCGGCCTCATCCTTCTCCGGCGGCTGGCGCATGCGCGTGGCCCTCGCTGCAGTGCTGTTTTCCGAGCCTGACCTTCTGCTGCTCGACGAGCCGACCAATTATCTCGATCTCGAAGGCACATTGTGGCTGGAAAACTATGTGTCGAAGTATCCGCACACAGTGCTTTTGATTTCGCACGATCGCGACCTGCTCAACCGCGCCGTCAATTCGATCGTCCATCTAGACCAGAAGAAGCTGACCTTCTGGCGCGGCGGCTACGACCAGTTCGAGCGCCAGTATAGCGAGCAGAAAGAGTTGCAGGAAAAGGGTCGCGTCAAACAGGAGGCGGCCCGCAAGCATATGGAATCCTTCGTCGAACGCTTCCGCGCCAAGGCCTCGAAGGCGAGACAGGCGCAGTCGCGCATCAAGGCGCTGGAAAAGATGAAGCCGATCGCGGCCATCGTCAACGATTCGGTGCGGCCGTTCTCTTTCCCGGAGCCGGTGAAGACGGTTGCCTCGCCGATCGTGGCGCTGAACAACGTCAATGTCGGCTACACCGAAGGACAGCCGATCCTGAAGAAGATGACGCTGCGTATCGACGCCGACGACCGCATCGCGCTGCTGGGCGCCAACGGCAATGGCAAGTCGACCTTCGCCAAATTGCTGTCCGGGCGGCTCAAGCAGGAGAGCGGTACCATGACCGTGGCGCCCGGGCTGAAGGTGGCGATCTTCGCCCAGCATCAGCTTGACGATCTCAGGCCGGAGGAAAACGCCTACGAACATGTGCGCCGGCTGATGCCGGAGGCGCCGGAATCCAAGGTGCGCGGCCGCGTCGCCCAGTTTGGTCTGACGACCGAGAAAATGAATACGCCCGCCAAGGACCTGTCCGGCGGCGAGAAGGCGCGGTTGTTGATGGGCCTGTCGGCTTTCGAGGGGCCGAACCTGTTCATCCTCGACGAACCGACCAACCACCTCGACATCGACAGCCGCGAATCGCTGATCCATGCGCTGAACGAATTCCCGGGTGCCGTGATCCTGATCTCGCACGACCGCCATCTCCTGGAGGCGACGGCCGACCGGCTGTGGCTGGTCAAGGATGGCGCGGTCAACCCGTATGATGGCGACTTGGAAGACTACAAGACGCTGGTCACCGGCGTGTCCGGCGACCGCCGCGGCAAGCGCGAGGCGGACAAGGCCTCGAAAGCCGACCGTCGCCGCGATGCGGCCGCGCGCCGCGCCGCTTTTGAGCCGCTGGCGAAGGAAATCCGCGCTACCGAAGCGCTGATGGACCGTATCCGGAAGCGCATCGACGGCATCGAGGACGAGCTGTCCAATCCGGCGGTCTATGAGAAGGATCCGTCGACGGCGACGCGGCTGGCCAAGGAACGCTCACAGCTTGCCCAGACGCTCGCCGGCCACGAGGAAAAATGGCTGACCATGTCGGCCGAATATGAGGAAGGCACGGCGGAGTAG
- a CDS encoding MucR family transcriptional regulator — protein sequence MSNIDDKTVIELTADIVSAYVGNNPLPASGLPDLIASVSASVRKLAGAAVVESPSLVPAVNPKKSVFPDYIVCLEDGKKFKSLKRHLRTDYGLSPDDYRAKWGLPPDYPMVAPNYSATRSALAKSTGLGRKPAAAPAVVAKATKRSKATA from the coding sequence TTGTCAAATATCGATGATAAGACCGTTATCGAGCTAACGGCCGATATTGTCTCGGCCTATGTCGGCAACAATCCGCTTCCGGCTTCCGGCTTGCCTGACCTGATTGCCAGCGTCAGCGCCTCGGTTCGAAAGCTGGCAGGTGCGGCCGTCGTGGAAAGCCCGAGCCTGGTTCCGGCTGTCAATCCGAAAAAGTCGGTGTTTCCCGACTACATCGTCTGCCTGGAGGACGGAAAGAAGTTCAAGTCGCTCAAGCGACACCTCAGGACAGACTATGGTTTGAGCCCGGACGACTATCGGGCCAAATGGGGTTTGCCGCCGGACTATCCGATGGTTGCTCCGAATTACTCGGCGACCCGGTCGGCGCTGGCGAAGTCGACAGGGCTTGGCCGCAAGCCGGCAGCGGCACCGGCCGTCGTGGCCAAGGCGACAAAACGCAGCAAGGCCACTGCCTGA
- a CDS encoding DMT family transporter produces MVKPGDRAPRRYFQHGSGSISALVFAAGAVALWSTNALVGKSLLANHPVSQVQFLQFVGAALVFGLIRFMSRDGAPPVAARAALAPLAVGFIGLVGTMVLQYIAFASMPVIEANLVAYTWPLMVAAAVIVFENPRRPALLGVAAILGFVGVALVISGGRDHTWLQGDLVGYFAAFGSALCMAFYSLMVGRLATSPERLLLPSSLVGVVLTLVWSAGEGVAWPAGTDLALGLYLGAGPMGLGYYFWSRALKLEGSGKVAVIAYLTPIASTLLLTLSGERLTATAITGAVLVIGSCIAVGLQRSEAQDYV; encoded by the coding sequence ATGGTCAAGCCCGGAGATAGAGCCCCCCGCCGATACTTTCAGCACGGATCAGGCTCGATATCCGCGCTGGTCTTTGCCGCGGGCGCGGTGGCTTTGTGGTCGACCAATGCCTTGGTCGGCAAATCCCTGCTCGCAAACCATCCGGTGTCGCAGGTGCAGTTCCTGCAATTTGTGGGAGCTGCACTGGTCTTCGGCTTGATCCGGTTCATGAGCCGGGATGGAGCACCGCCGGTCGCTGCCAGAGCCGCGCTTGCACCGCTCGCTGTCGGCTTCATCGGTCTGGTCGGCACCATGGTGCTGCAATACATTGCCTTCGCCTCGATGCCGGTGATCGAAGCGAATCTCGTGGCCTACACTTGGCCCTTGATGGTTGCCGCGGCAGTGATCGTCTTCGAAAATCCCCGGCGTCCGGCTCTGTTGGGCGTTGCCGCGATCCTTGGGTTCGTCGGCGTCGCGCTGGTGATTTCGGGCGGGCGTGACCACACCTGGCTCCAAGGCGATCTCGTAGGCTATTTCGCCGCGTTCGGGTCCGCGCTGTGCATGGCTTTCTATTCGCTGATGGTGGGCCGGCTCGCCACTTCGCCGGAGCGCCTGTTGCTGCCCTCGTCGCTGGTCGGCGTCGTCTTGACGCTTGTGTGGTCCGCTGGCGAAGGCGTTGCCTGGCCCGCCGGAACGGATCTCGCCCTCGGGCTGTATCTCGGCGCTGGCCCAATGGGGCTGGGTTATTACTTCTGGTCGCGCGCCTTGAAGCTCGAAGGCAGTGGCAAGGTCGCCGTCATCGCCTATCTCACGCCGATTGCTTCGACGCTGCTGCTGACCCTGTCCGGCGAACGGCTGACGGCGACCGCGATTACTGGAGCCGTCCTGGTCATCGGCAGTTGTATTGCGGTCGGCCTGCAACGTTCGGAGGCGCAAGACTATGTTTGA